One part of the Xanthocytophaga agilis genome encodes these proteins:
- a CDS encoding Lrp/AsnC family transcriptional regulator produces MENLTKLDKIDYRLLNLLQNNAKVTNAYLSQQIGLSQAAIFERVKRLENDGYIKNYYAQIDGPKAGLGATFFVQISLTNNSRKSMDSFLQKIDELDEVIECHNITGSSNFLLKIVTKDLHSFQDLVMGEMSKLEEIGSLESMIVLSVMKDSKTVPIPLN; encoded by the coding sequence ATGGAAAATTTAACTAAACTAGATAAGATTGACTACAGACTACTTAATCTCTTACAAAACAACGCAAAAGTTACGAATGCCTATTTGTCTCAACAAATTGGATTATCACAGGCTGCTATCTTTGAAAGGGTAAAAAGGTTGGAAAACGATGGCTATATTAAAAATTACTATGCACAAATTGATGGACCGAAAGCAGGTTTAGGAGCTACTTTTTTTGTGCAGATCTCTCTAACGAATAATAGCCGAAAGTCGATGGATTCATTCTTACAGAAAATTGATGAACTGGATGAAGTGATAGAATGTCACAATATTACAGGATCATCAAACTTTTTATTAAAGATTGTAACAAAAGATCTACATTCATTCCAAGATCTGGTTATGGGCGAAATGAGTAAATTGGAAGAAATTGGCAGTTTGGAATCTATGATTGTTCTTTCTGTAATGAAAGACAGCAAGACAGTACCTATCCCTCTTAACTAA
- the truA gene encoding tRNA pseudouridine(38-40) synthase TruA, with the protein MKRYFLEVAYNGTNYHGWQVQANANTVQAELNKALAILLKESVETLGSGRTDAGVHATQQFVHLDCKADLLKRSVVHSLNALLPADISVIDIYLVEPTAHARFDAFSRSYEYRISHQKNPFLPKMCYRYRGTPDIAQMNEAAQLLLRYTDFECFSKVKTDVNNFRCTITKAFWIYENDYLVFHISANRFLRGMVRAIVGTLLEVGEGKMNIEDFEKVIQGQDRQKAGRAVPPEGLFLTRVEYPFELKRNK; encoded by the coding sequence GTGAAAAGATATTTTCTGGAAGTAGCTTATAATGGGACAAATTATCATGGCTGGCAGGTACAGGCAAATGCCAATACTGTACAGGCTGAATTAAACAAAGCTTTGGCAATCCTACTGAAAGAATCTGTAGAAACGTTAGGAAGTGGGCGAACAGATGCAGGTGTACATGCAACACAGCAGTTTGTACATTTAGACTGTAAGGCAGATCTTTTGAAACGTTCTGTTGTTCATTCTTTAAATGCATTGCTACCAGCTGATATCTCTGTTATAGATATTTATCTGGTTGAACCAACTGCCCATGCACGTTTTGATGCTTTTAGCCGAAGTTATGAATACAGGATTTCACATCAAAAGAACCCTTTTCTACCAAAAATGTGTTACCGCTACAGAGGTACTCCTGATATAGCTCAAATGAATGAAGCGGCACAACTTTTACTTCGCTATACAGATTTTGAATGTTTTAGTAAAGTCAAGACGGATGTAAATAACTTTAGGTGTACTATTACAAAGGCATTCTGGATATATGAAAATGATTATCTGGTATTTCATATATCCGCTAATCGTTTTTTAAGAGGCATGGTCCGGGCTATTGTTGGAACATTGCTGGAAGTGGGTGAGGGAAAAATGAACATTGAAGATTTTGAAAAAGTTATACAAGGACAGGATCGTCAAAAGGCTGGGCGGGCGGTTCCTCCGGAAGGCCTTTTTCTAACAAGAGTAGAGTATCCCTTTGAATTGAAAAGAAATAAGTGA
- a CDS encoding ABC transporter ATP-binding protein has protein sequence MQLEEKSGKIFDMVILRRLYGFMKPYMGYFIILVILILLLAAIGPVMPLLIQYTIDHYILRMDYQGLTQMVLLMVALLFSQAILQYCNTYLSGWLGQNIIRDIRIKLYRHLLDLRLKFYDNTPIGRLVTRTISDIETLADVFSEGIAAIAGDLLQIVGILAIMFYTEWRLTLVSLSILPFMFLGTYVFKEKIKESFNEVRTAVANLNSFVQEHITGMSILQIFNSEATEYKKFEEINREHRRANLKSVLYYSVYFPVAEVIAAGCTGLLVWYGAKGVLAEHITLGTLIAFIMYISMFFRPLRMIADRFNTLQMGIVSTERIVKLLDSEEYIPNQGNITPNSIDGNVVFDNVWFAYNDENYVLKGISFEVKKGQTVALVGATGAGKSSVINLLSRFYDINSGKILVDGIDLKEYELSALRSQISVVLQDVFLFSDSILNNITLGNPAISLEQVMNAAKLVGAHSFIEKLPGGYQYNVMERGATLSVGQRQLISFVRALVYDPKIIVLDEATSSVDSETEEMIGDAIQTLMQGRTSIVIAHRLSTIQNATKIIVLDRGEIKEQGTHEELLLLDGYYAQLYRMQYKSILQHEKTHHVERESKI, from the coding sequence ATGCAGCTAGAAGAGAAAAGCGGTAAAATTTTTGACATGGTGATTCTGCGTCGTTTGTATGGTTTTATGAAGCCATATATGGGGTACTTTATCATACTTGTTATTTTAATTCTGTTACTGGCTGCCATAGGGCCTGTAATGCCTTTGTTGATTCAGTATACGATAGACCACTATATACTACGTATGGATTATCAGGGACTCACTCAGATGGTATTACTTATGGTTGCGCTATTGTTTAGTCAAGCCATTCTCCAATATTGTAATACCTATCTTTCTGGGTGGTTAGGACAAAATATTATCCGGGATATACGTATTAAGTTATACCGACACTTGCTCGACTTACGACTTAAATTCTACGATAACACACCTATTGGCAGATTAGTGACCCGTACTATATCGGATATAGAAACACTGGCGGATGTTTTTAGTGAAGGTATTGCTGCCATTGCTGGGGACTTGCTTCAAATAGTAGGTATTTTGGCTATTATGTTCTATACCGAATGGCGTTTGACCTTGGTGAGTTTGTCCATATTGCCTTTTATGTTTCTGGGGACCTATGTGTTCAAGGAAAAAATCAAAGAATCATTTAATGAAGTTCGTACAGCTGTTGCCAATCTGAATTCATTTGTGCAGGAACATATTACAGGGATGAGTATTTTGCAGATCTTTAACAGTGAAGCAACTGAGTATAAGAAGTTTGAAGAGATAAACAGGGAACATCGTCGGGCAAACCTTAAATCGGTATTGTATTATTCTGTGTATTTTCCTGTTGCAGAGGTAATTGCTGCAGGCTGTACTGGATTATTAGTATGGTACGGTGCTAAAGGAGTGTTGGCTGAACATATCACATTGGGGACATTGATTGCCTTTATCATGTATATCTCAATGTTTTTTCGTCCTTTACGTATGATCGCAGATCGATTCAATACATTACAGATGGGGATCGTGAGTACAGAGCGTATTGTGAAATTATTGGATAGTGAAGAGTACATTCCTAACCAGGGTAATATTACGCCAAATTCCATTGACGGAAATGTAGTATTTGATAATGTCTGGTTTGCATATAATGATGAGAATTATGTATTGAAAGGTATTTCATTTGAGGTAAAGAAAGGACAGACGGTTGCGTTGGTAGGTGCTACTGGGGCTGGAAAATCATCAGTTATTAATCTGTTGAGCCGATTTTATGATATCAATAGTGGCAAAATATTGGTAGATGGAATAGATCTCAAAGAATATGAATTAAGCGCATTACGCAGTCAAATCAGTGTAGTACTTCAGGATGTGTTTTTATTTTCAGATTCTATTCTGAATAATATCACATTGGGGAACCCTGCTATTTCGTTGGAGCAGGTTATGAATGCTGCAAAACTGGTAGGTGCTCATTCTTTTATTGAGAAACTACCTGGAGGATATCAATATAATGTAATGGAAAGAGGTGCTACTCTTTCCGTAGGGCAGCGTCAGTTAATCTCGTTTGTAAGAGCATTGGTATATGATCCTAAAATTATTGTTTTGGATGAAGCAACCTCTTCTGTCGATAGTGAGACTGAAGAGATGATAGGAGATGCAATTCAAACACTTATGCAGGGACGTACCTCTATTGTAATTGCACATAGATTAAGTACCATTCAGAATGCTACTAAGATTATTGTATTAGATAGAGGTGAAATCAAAGAACAGGGAACCCACGAAGAATTGTTGTTACTGGATGGCTACTATGCTCAGCTTTACCGGATGCAATACAAAAGTATATTACAGCATGAAAAAACACATCATGTAGAACGTGAGAGTAAAATATAA
- a CDS encoding tetratricopeptide repeat protein: MENTELIERYFEGKLSPHERKEFETRVAQETSFSEEVALQRTIREGLRAVGRGRMLSKLEEVESNMSAYHPPTQVIRFDERTRQRFYWAAAAAIVLLIPVYLLLKANVSHDALFARYFTPYENTATQSANQDPLNHALQLYRAKNYAQALGILETLEDKGNASDSALFYKANVHMQLEQPTEAITTLKQISSTSTFYDEAQWYLALAYFQNKETNKAKELLTNIAQTPAHPYHQQAQELSKELK; encoded by the coding sequence ATGGAAAATACAGAATTAATCGAACGGTACTTTGAAGGCAAACTAAGTCCTCACGAGAGAAAGGAATTCGAAACTCGGGTAGCTCAGGAAACTTCCTTTTCAGAAGAGGTTGCTTTACAAAGAACGATACGCGAAGGTTTACGCGCTGTTGGACGTGGACGGATGCTATCTAAACTGGAAGAAGTTGAAAGTAACATGTCAGCCTATCATCCTCCTACTCAGGTTATTCGATTTGATGAACGTACACGTCAACGCTTTTACTGGGCAGCAGCAGCAGCTATCGTGTTACTGATACCTGTATATCTCCTGTTGAAAGCGAATGTCTCTCATGATGCACTTTTTGCACGCTATTTCACTCCATATGAAAATACGGCAACTCAATCTGCCAACCAGGATCCTTTAAATCATGCTCTACAGCTATATCGTGCCAAAAACTATGCACAGGCATTAGGCATACTGGAAACACTGGAAGATAAAGGAAACGCATCTGACTCAGCCTTGTTTTACAAAGCGAATGTACATATGCAACTGGAACAGCCCACTGAAGCCATTACAACACTAAAACAGATCTCCTCTACATCTACATTTTATGATGAGGCACAGTGGTATCTTGCATTAGCTTACTTCCAGAATAAAGAAACGAACAAAGCAAAGGAACTATTGACAAATATTGCTCAAACACCTGCACATCCTTATCATCAACAAGCACAGGAGTTGTCAAAAGAGTTGAAGTAA
- a CDS encoding TonB-dependent receptor: MKKFTLLFMAMMLASLSWAQYTISGKVTSAGQPLPGATVSLQNTFKGSLSMTDGRYYLRNLPSGKYVVIISFIGYEKLSREIDLTSDQILDIDLKKMEYIADEIVVAATRASQKSGTTFTSVDKATLAKQNLGQDLPFLLNQTPSVVVSSDAGAGVGYTGIRIRGSDPTRINVTVNGIPLNDAESHGVYWVNMPDFASSVDNIQIQRGVGTSTNGAASFGASVNVQTNQLNEKHYAEINNAYGSFNTWKHTARVGTGLINGKWTFDGRLSKISSDGYVDRASSNLKSFFLSGGYYAGGTMIKFNVFSGKEVTYQAWNGVPEYLLKTDRTYNAYTYDNQTDNYQQDHYQLFLTHEFNRNWNANLALHYTHGEGYYEEYKPGESLSSYNLPSISIGDSVITATDLIRRRWLNNDFYGLVWSVSYNTLKRFSAILGGGANNYTGEHYGEIIWARFASTSEIRQRYYNDDASKGDINFYAKGNYDFSDKFNAFLDLQYRYIAYSFLGFDHNLRNIEQSATYNFFNPKVGITYLFSDENSAYASYSVGHREPTRDDFVQSTPDSRPKPESLQNLEVGFRKQNKSYLLSANYYLMNYKNQLVLTGQINDVGAYTRTNIARSYRMGVEVEGNVKLSSKWTLGANATFSKNKIRNYQEYIDNYDTQIQEVKKYKETDISFSPNIIAAGTLSYKPLAGLEVSWLSKYVGKQYLDNTSSNNRKLNSFFVNDIRVNYMIKPKFVKEIGLNLLVNNLFNYLYESNGYTFSYISEGTFTTENYYYPQAGTNFLLSLNLKF, encoded by the coding sequence ATGAAGAAATTTACTCTTCTTTTTATGGCAATGATGCTAGCATCTTTGTCATGGGCACAATACACTATTTCGGGTAAAGTAACCTCTGCAGGACAGCCATTGCCAGGCGCTACGGTAAGTCTGCAAAATACTTTTAAAGGCTCTCTCTCAATGACTGATGGCAGATATTATTTGCGTAATCTCCCTTCTGGAAAGTATGTAGTGATAATCAGCTTTATCGGATATGAAAAATTAAGTAGGGAAATCGACTTAACTTCAGATCAGATACTGGATATCGATTTGAAAAAGATGGAATACATAGCAGACGAAATCGTAGTTGCTGCAACAAGAGCTTCGCAGAAATCAGGCACTACTTTTACTTCTGTGGACAAAGCGACACTCGCCAAACAGAATCTTGGACAAGACCTTCCATTTCTATTAAATCAAACTCCTTCTGTTGTCGTTAGTTCTGATGCAGGTGCAGGAGTAGGATATACAGGTATTCGCATTCGGGGAAGTGATCCTACGCGTATTAATGTCACTGTCAATGGTATTCCTCTTAATGATGCGGAATCACATGGAGTGTATTGGGTAAATATGCCCGATTTTGCTTCGTCTGTTGACAATATTCAGATTCAACGGGGTGTTGGTACATCAACAAATGGTGCTGCTTCTTTTGGCGCAAGTGTGAATGTGCAGACAAATCAGCTGAATGAAAAACATTATGCCGAAATCAACAATGCCTATGGATCTTTTAACACCTGGAAACATACTGCCCGGGTAGGTACAGGCCTGATAAATGGGAAATGGACTTTTGACGGACGGCTATCAAAAATCAGTTCAGATGGGTATGTAGACAGAGCGTCCAGCAATCTGAAATCCTTCTTTTTATCGGGTGGATATTATGCTGGTGGCACTATGATTAAGTTCAATGTCTTTTCTGGTAAAGAAGTGACCTATCAGGCATGGAATGGTGTACCTGAATATCTTCTGAAGACGGATCGTACATATAATGCCTATACGTATGATAATCAGACTGATAATTACCAGCAAGATCATTATCAGCTCTTCCTGACACATGAGTTTAATCGTAATTGGAATGCTAACCTAGCACTACATTATACACATGGAGAAGGCTACTATGAAGAATATAAACCAGGAGAGAGCTTGAGTTCCTATAATCTTCCTTCTATTAGTATTGGAGATTCTGTGATTACGGCAACGGATTTAATTCGGAGGCGTTGGTTAAATAATGATTTTTATGGTCTGGTTTGGTCTGTCAGTTATAATACATTAAAACGATTCTCTGCAATATTGGGTGGCGGAGCAAATAATTATACTGGTGAACATTATGGGGAGATAATATGGGCAAGATTTGCCAGTACCAGTGAAATCAGACAACGATATTATAATGATGATGCCAGTAAAGGAGATATCAATTTCTATGCAAAGGGGAATTATGATTTTTCAGACAAGTTTAATGCCTTTTTGGATTTACAATATCGATATATTGCTTACTCATTTCTTGGCTTTGACCATAATCTGCGTAATATAGAGCAATCTGCTACCTATAACTTCTTTAATCCCAAAGTAGGTATTACCTATCTGTTTTCTGATGAAAACAGTGCTTATGCTTCCTATAGTGTCGGCCATCGGGAACCTACCCGGGATGATTTTGTTCAGTCTACTCCAGATAGTCGCCCTAAGCCTGAAAGCTTACAGAATCTGGAGGTAGGATTTCGAAAACAAAATAAGAGCTATCTTCTATCTGCCAATTATTATCTGATGAATTATAAAAATCAACTGGTACTTACCGGGCAAATTAACGATGTAGGTGCATATACCCGAACCAATATTGCACGAAGTTATCGTATGGGAGTTGAAGTAGAAGGAAATGTGAAACTTTCGTCAAAATGGACGCTAGGTGCTAATGCAACGTTCAGTAAAAACAAGATTCGTAACTACCAGGAGTATATTGATAACTACGATACACAGATACAGGAGGTGAAGAAGTATAAAGAGACAGATATTTCATTTTCTCCAAATATTATTGCTGCCGGAACTTTATCCTATAAACCTCTGGCTGGCCTGGAAGTAAGCTGGTTATCTAAATATGTAGGAAAGCAATATCTGGATAATACCTCCAGCAATAATCGTAAACTAAATAGTTTTTTTGTAAACGATATTCGGGTCAACTATATGATTAAACCAAAGTTTGTGAAGGAAATTGGACTCAATTTATTGGTAAACAATCTTTTCAATTACCTGTATGAATCCAACGGATATACATTCAGCTATATCTCTGAAGGTACATTTACTACCGAAAATTATTATTACCCACAAGCAGGAACTAATTTTCTCTTATCTTTAAATCTTAAGTTCTAA
- a CDS encoding RNA polymerase sigma factor, protein MSDENIIARIRQGDESKLMAIYRAYRNDFIFWAMRHFSCNEEIAKDVFQVAITIFYENIMSGKLSKLSSSVKTYLFAIGKNKLHENQVARERDLKIQQFEQDKIKDGFQLENIEGETSEEKEGMYKMLEKALVELGEPCRTVLEMYYYQDLSIEELATKMDYKSTDSAKTQKYKCLTRLKKIFQESVPGIKNI, encoded by the coding sequence ATGTCAGACGAAAATATAATAGCACGCATCCGGCAAGGTGATGAATCAAAATTGATGGCTATTTATCGAGCATACCGAAACGATTTCATTTTTTGGGCAATGCGTCATTTCTCTTGTAATGAAGAAATTGCCAAAGATGTTTTTCAGGTTGCGATAACTATCTTTTATGAGAACATTATGTCGGGTAAACTTTCCAAGCTGAGCAGCTCTGTTAAAACCTATCTTTTTGCTATTGGAAAAAACAAATTACATGAAAATCAGGTAGCCAGAGAACGGGACCTGAAAATTCAGCAGTTTGAACAAGATAAAATAAAAGATGGTTTTCAGTTAGAGAATATTGAAGGTGAGACTTCAGAAGAGAAAGAAGGGATGTACAAAATGCTGGAAAAAGCGTTAGTGGAATTGGGCGAGCCTTGTCGCACTGTACTGGAGATGTATTATTATCAGGATTTAAGTATTGAGGAACTGGCTACTAAAATGGATTACAAAAGCACAGATTCTGCCAAGACACAAAAGTACAAATGTTTAACCCGATTAAAGAAAATCTTTCAGGAGTCTGTTCCTGGCATTAAAAATATATAG
- a CDS encoding thioredoxin family protein, which yields MQQVIFQQDIDHAMSYEQYKDLIDKLLSEHKTTGPNQSEGLVKYTELNRQRMRKWDKTIVLRHDLITKLQNCKTPMIWVVVTEAWCGDAAQNIPAIAKMASINPTISLRIVLRDENPLIMDAYLTGTSRSIPKLIALKKDTLEELGTWGPRPVEVQKFVMDFKYNPGTMTQEQMYEKVHAWYANDKAQLIQQEFINLLDLWQA from the coding sequence ATGCAACAGGTTATTTTTCAACAGGATATTGATCATGCCATGTCGTATGAACAATATAAAGATCTCATTGATAAATTGTTATCGGAGCATAAAACCACTGGTCCCAATCAGTCAGAAGGACTGGTGAAATATACAGAATTGAACCGACAACGGATGCGTAAGTGGGATAAGACAATTGTTTTAAGACATGACCTTATAACTAAGTTACAAAATTGTAAAACACCTATGATCTGGGTTGTTGTGACAGAAGCATGGTGTGGGGATGCTGCGCAAAATATTCCTGCTATCGCAAAAATGGCTTCTATAAATCCCACTATTTCCTTACGAATAGTACTTCGGGATGAAAATCCCCTAATTATGGATGCTTATCTGACAGGTACAAGCCGTTCAATCCCTAAACTTATTGCTTTGAAAAAAGATACCCTGGAAGAGCTAGGCACCTGGGGGCCTCGTCCGGTAGAAGTTCAGAAGTTTGTTATGGATTTTAAATACAATCCAGGCACTATGACTCAGGAACAAATGTATGAGAAAGTACATGCCTGGTATGCTAATGATAAGGCACAGTTAATCCAACAGGAATTTATAAATTTACTCGACCTCTGGCAGGCATAG
- a CDS encoding leucine-rich repeat domain-containing protein, with amino-acid sequence MSEASNEKTNVLRLLQSGQLGNIELGLALTESLLIDIEEFKNDIELLFEWLAPERRFLAPKEFSFAEKLQKITTATEVYLDKCNLTFIPMQIKYMTKLETLKIFNNHITALPIEITSLENLIELYLDNNELTTFPLEICKMTQLVDISLSYNQIDSLPVEISNLVNLRRLHLESNELTSWPSQINTLTQLQGLNLVANRLKFIPSEIGELIQLQHLSLDNNRLKSIPLEIGNCMQLEYLSLSSNRLSSIPSTIGNLTNLDSLNISRNPLKSLPQEIGNLKQLSALQIEETKLQQLPETIGNLSKLQDLLIQLGQLKTLPAETGNLINLKRLDLNYNFLQGLPGEINRLKNLELLSLLDNPITDSEKEKISSWLPNCDIRFE; translated from the coding sequence ATGTCAGAAGCAAGCAATGAAAAAACAAATGTGCTGCGTTTACTACAATCAGGACAACTGGGAAATATTGAACTGGGGCTGGCTCTAACAGAGTCCCTACTAATTGATATTGAGGAATTTAAAAATGATATTGAGCTTCTATTTGAATGGCTTGCACCAGAAAGAAGGTTTCTAGCTCCAAAAGAGTTCTCTTTTGCAGAAAAACTCCAGAAAATTACTACCGCAACAGAAGTCTATCTGGATAAATGCAATCTGACCTTTATTCCGATGCAGATTAAGTATATGACAAAACTGGAAACACTAAAAATATTTAACAATCACATTACTGCCTTACCTATCGAAATTACTTCATTAGAAAACCTCATTGAACTGTATCTGGATAATAACGAGTTAACCACCTTCCCTCTTGAAATCTGTAAGATGACCCAACTGGTTGATATAAGTCTGAGCTACAATCAAATAGATTCGCTTCCTGTAGAGATTTCAAACCTGGTTAATTTAAGACGATTACACTTAGAGAGTAATGAACTAACCTCCTGGCCATCACAAATCAACACTCTGACTCAATTGCAGGGGCTAAATTTAGTGGCTAACCGATTAAAATTTATTCCTTCTGAAATTGGAGAGTTGATCCAGTTGCAACACTTATCTCTTGACAATAATAGACTCAAATCCATTCCGTTGGAAATTGGAAACTGTATGCAGTTGGAATACTTGTCTTTATCTTCTAATCGTCTTAGCAGTATACCCTCAACGATTGGTAATCTTACCAATCTGGATAGTCTCAACATCAGTAGAAATCCATTAAAATCTCTACCACAGGAAATTGGGAATCTTAAACAGCTAAGTGCATTACAAATAGAGGAAACAAAACTACAACAACTTCCTGAAACAATCGGGAACCTTTCAAAACTACAGGATTTACTTATACAGCTGGGTCAGTTAAAGACACTTCCCGCTGAAACAGGTAACCTTATCAATCTTAAACGATTGGATTTAAACTATAATTTTTTACAAGGATTGCCAGGCGAAATAAATAGACTGAAAAATCTGGAATTGTTAAGTTTACTGGATAATCCTATTACAGATTCAGAGAAAGAAAAAATTAGCTCATGGCTACCCAATTGTGATATTAGATTTGAATAA
- a CDS encoding potassium channel family protein, with amino-acid sequence MRSYLYVISKIYIPLLLFAGSILSGVVGYVVIENYSWLDALYMTSITVSTVGFTEVHPLSSTGRVFTIFLILFNISIFTYFITVVSRFVFDGEFIQSYKAFKMKEALNEIRDHVIVCGFGRNGREAASVLYRNKIPFVVVEMNADKFENADFPLTHRMIADATKDEILLEAGIDRARSLICAMPNDADNVFVVLTARDLNRKITIISRASDYTSVRKLKIAGANNVIMPDTIGGAHMAMLTLMPDVKEFIDLLSTQMSDNFQIAELIVDKNVSLVDLDAWRTTGATVLGVKTIAGDYILNPAPAVQLHTGDRLILMGALEQIRDVSKKIGVL; translated from the coding sequence ATGCGGTCTTATCTATACGTTATCTCTAAGATTTATATTCCTCTACTACTTTTTGCAGGATCTATCTTGTCAGGTGTAGTTGGATATGTGGTGATAGAAAATTATTCATGGTTAGATGCTCTTTATATGACATCTATTACCGTATCGACAGTTGGATTTACAGAGGTGCATCCTTTATCATCTACAGGAAGGGTCTTTACTATCTTTCTGATATTGTTTAACATCAGCATTTTTACCTATTTTATCACAGTAGTGAGTCGTTTTGTGTTTGATGGGGAGTTTATTCAGTCTTACAAAGCCTTTAAAATGAAAGAAGCCCTTAATGAGATTAGAGATCATGTAATTGTCTGTGGATTTGGACGTAATGGAAGAGAGGCTGCCTCTGTTTTATACAGAAATAAAATTCCATTTGTGGTCGTTGAGATGAACGCGGACAAATTTGAGAATGCAGACTTTCCTTTAACACACAGAATGATAGCAGATGCTACCAAAGATGAAATATTGCTGGAAGCAGGAATAGATCGTGCTCGTTCATTGATTTGTGCTATGCCTAACGATGCAGATAATGTATTTGTAGTATTAACGGCACGCGATCTCAATAGAAAGATTACCATTATTAGTCGTGCTTCAGATTATACCAGTGTTCGCAAACTGAAGATTGCTGGTGCTAACAATGTGATTATGCCTGATACAATAGGAGGGGCGCATATGGCTATGCTCACTCTAATGCCAGACGTAAAAGAATTTATCGACTTACTAAGTACACAGATGAGTGATAACTTTCAGATTGCTGAACTGATTGTGGATAAAAATGTCAGCTTGGTTGATTTGGATGCCTGGCGTACTACTGGTGCTACAGTATTGGGAGTAAAAACAATAGCTGGAGATTATATACTCAATCCTGCTCCGGCTGTTCAGTTACATACTGGTGATCGTTTGATTCTAATGGGAGCACTGGAGCAAATCAGAGATGTAAGTAAAAAAATAGGAGTCTTATAA